Proteins encoded by one window of Vitis vinifera cultivar Pinot Noir 40024 chromosome 10, ASM3070453v1:
- the LOC100245589 gene encoding putative germin-like protein 2-1 — protein MACHNIMILSLLAVTFTLVIAFEPSPLQDFCVADPTSSARVNGLACLDSKLVQANHFFFSGLHVPGNTSNPLGSRVTPVTVGQLPGLNTLGISLARIDYAPWGVIPPHTHPRATEILTVQQGKLFVGFVTSNPDNRLISKVLGTGDVFVFPVGLPHFQQNIGTGKAVSLSTLSSQNPGVITIANAVFGSTPPIADDVLAKAFQVDKSVITRLQAQF, from the exons ATGGCATGCCACAATATCATGATATTGAGTTTGCTTGCTGTCACTTTTACTCTGGTCATTGCCTTTGAGCCTAGTCCTCTGCAAGATTTCTGCGTTGCTGATCCTACTAGCTCAG CCCGAGTTAATGGCCTTGCTTGTTTGGACTCTAAGCTTGTACAGGCCAACCATTTCTTTTTCAGTGGACTCCATGTGCCTGGGAACACATCGAACCCCCTTGGCTCTAGGGTTACTCCAGTCACTGTAGGACAACTGCCTGGACTGAACACCCTTGGCATCTCCTTGGCCCGTATAGACTATGCACCATGGGGTGTTATTCCACCACACACTCATCCTCGCGCAACTGAGATACTCACAGTCCAACAAGGCAAACTCTTTGTTGGGTTTGTGACCTCCAACCCGGACAACCGGCTCATTTCAAAGGTGCTTGGTACGGGAGATGTGTTTGTGTTTCCAGTGGGGCTTCCTCACTTCCAACAGAACATTGGCACTGGAAAGGCAGTTTCGCTCTCCACCCTGAGCAGCCAAAACCCAGGTGTCATCACTATTGCAAATGCTGTTTTTGGATCAACCCCGCCCATTGCTGATGATGTTTTGGCCAAGGCATTCCAGGTAGACAAGAGTGTAATTACTCGTCTGCAGGCACAATTCTAG
- the LOC100243864 gene encoding putative germin-like protein 2-2: MASHIMILSLLAITCSLAIGFEPSPLQDFCVADPASSARVNGLACMDSKLAQAGHFSFAGLHVPGNTSNPLGSRVTPVTVGQLPGLNTLGISIARIDYAPQGVIPPHTHPRASEILTVLEGSLQVGFVTSNPDNRLITKDLRKGDVFVFPVGLPHFQWNMAGGKAVSLSALSSQNPGVNTIANAVFGSNPGIADDVLAKAFQVDKTTIDHLQAQF, from the exons ATGGCAAGCCACATTATGATACTGAGTTTGCTAGCTATTACTTGTAGTCTTGCCATTGGTTTTGAGCCCAGTCCTTTGCAAGATTTCTGCGTAGCCGATCCTGCTAGCTCAG CTCGAGTTAATGGCCTTGCTTGCATGGACTCAAAACTTGCACAGGCGGGGCATTTCTCCTTTGCTGGTCTCCATGTGCCTGGCAACACGTCAAACCCCCTCGGCTCTAGGGTTACCCCAGTCACTGTGGGACAACTGCCTGGACTAAACACCCTTGGCATCTCCATCGCTCGCATTGACTATGCACCACAGGGTGTCATTCCACCTCACACACATCCTCGTGCCAGTGAGATACTCACAGTCCTAGAAGGCTCTCTGCAGGTTGGCTTTGTGACGTCTAACCCGGACAATCGGCTCATCACCAAGGACCTTAGGAAGGGTGATGTGTTCGTGTTTCCGGTGGGACTTCCTCATTTCCAGTGGAATATGGCTGGGGGAAAAGCAGTTTCACTCTCTGCCTTGAGCAGCCAGAATCCCGGTGTCAACACTATTGCCAATGCTGTTTTTGGATCCAACCCAGGCATTGCTGATGATGTTCTGGCCAAGGCTTTCCAGGTGGACAAAACTACAATTGATCATCTTCAAGCACAGTTCTAG